From the genome of Halorussus caseinilyticus, one region includes:
- the radA gene encoding DNA repair and recombination protein RadA: MAADVDLEELPGVGPATAEKLRDAGFDSYEGLAVASPSELSNTADVGDSTASDIVQAAREAADVGGFETGKSVLERREKIGKLKWKIDEVDDLLGGGVETQSITEVYGEFGAGKSQVTHQLAVNVQLPREHGGLGGSAMFVDSEDTFRPERIDDMVKGLPDEAIQAAMDEREIEGTPDDDEAMEELVEDFLDKIHVAKAFNSNHQMLLAEKAEELANETQDDDYPVRLLCVDSLTAHFRAEYVGRGELAERQQKLNKHLHDLDKVGNLHNTAVVVTNQVASNPDSFFGDPTQPIGGNILGHKSTFRIYLRKSKGDKRIVRLVDAPNLADGEAVMRVEDGGLKPE; this comes from the coding sequence ATGGCAGCAGACGTAGACCTCGAAGAACTGCCGGGCGTCGGCCCGGCGACCGCCGAAAAGCTCCGAGACGCAGGTTTCGACTCCTACGAGGGTCTCGCAGTAGCCAGCCCCAGCGAACTCTCGAACACCGCCGACGTGGGCGACTCGACCGCCTCCGACATCGTTCAGGCGGCCCGTGAAGCCGCCGACGTGGGCGGATTCGAGACCGGCAAGAGCGTGCTGGAGCGCCGCGAGAAGATTGGAAAGCTCAAGTGGAAGATAGACGAGGTTGACGACCTGCTCGGCGGCGGCGTCGAAACTCAGTCGATTACGGAAGTCTACGGCGAGTTCGGTGCCGGGAAGTCACAGGTCACTCACCAACTCGCGGTCAACGTCCAACTGCCCCGCGAACACGGGGGTCTCGGCGGGAGCGCCATGTTCGTGGACAGCGAGGACACGTTCCGTCCCGAACGAATCGACGACATGGTGAAGGGACTGCCAGACGAGGCGATTCAGGCCGCGATGGACGAGCGCGAAATCGAGGGCACGCCCGACGACGACGAGGCGATGGAGGAACTCGTCGAGGACTTCCTCGACAAGATTCACGTCGCCAAGGCGTTCAACTCCAACCACCAGATGCTACTGGCGGAGAAGGCCGAAGAACTCGCCAACGAGACCCAAGACGACGACTATCCCGTCCGCCTGCTCTGCGTGGACTCGCTGACGGCCCACTTCCGCGCCGAGTACGTCGGCCGCGGCGAACTCGCCGAGCGCCAGCAGAAGCTCAACAAGCACCTCCACGACTTGGACAAGGTGGGCAACCTCCACAACACCGCGGTCGTCGTGACGAATCAGGTCGCGTCGAACCCCGACTCGTTCTTCGGCGACCCGACCCAACCCATCGGCGGCAACATCCTCGGCCACAAGTCCACGTTCCGCATCTACCTCCGCAAGTCGAAGGGCGACAAGCGCATCGTCCGCCTCGTGGACGCGCCGAACCTCGCCGACGGCGAGGCAGTCATGCGCGTCGAGGACGGCGGTCTGAAGCCCGAGTAA
- a CDS encoding AI-2E family transporter, which produces MKARTAFAAILVGVLAVLSLLVVRPFLDYLLAAMLLAFVLTPAQRRLAPEIGSKVSAFALVGLTVLLFVGPIGLLLRVALESLNDLPTSASELPTFESVERVAERTLGVQLSGQFDRLVEGVTGIVAQQSSGIASASVHAFLGVLLLLFLLYYLLEDGDTLVRWTKSVTPLPRAVQDELYAEAEDATWAVLKGHVFVATVQGFVSGLGLFALGIPDAAFWTVVMMFLAMVPIVGVAPVLGGGVIYLAVNGRFLEGALLFVYGMTVVAITDDYLRALVIDKESSLHSGVVLMGVFGAAYFLGAIGIFVGPIILALFKATIEVFTEYYDLG; this is translated from the coding sequence ATGAAAGCGCGGACGGCGTTTGCGGCCATTCTGGTCGGCGTTCTCGCGGTACTGTCTCTCCTCGTCGTCAGACCCTTCCTCGACTACCTACTGGCGGCGATGCTTCTGGCGTTCGTCCTCACGCCCGCCCAGCGACGACTCGCGCCAGAAATCGGGTCGAAGGTATCGGCGTTCGCGCTCGTCGGCCTGACGGTACTGCTGTTCGTCGGGCCGATTGGACTCCTCTTGCGGGTCGCGCTCGAAAGCCTGAACGACCTTCCGACCTCCGCGAGCGAACTCCCGACGTTCGAGTCGGTCGAACGCGTCGCCGAGCGAACCCTCGGCGTGCAGTTGTCGGGCCAGTTCGACCGACTCGTGGAGGGCGTGACCGGGATAGTCGCCCAGCAGAGTTCCGGAATCGCGTCCGCGAGCGTCCACGCCTTTCTCGGCGTCCTCCTGTTGCTGTTTCTGCTGTACTACTTACTGGAGGACGGCGACACGCTGGTTCGGTGGACCAAGAGCGTCACGCCGCTTCCGCGGGCCGTGCAGGACGAACTCTACGCCGAGGCCGAAGATGCGACGTGGGCGGTGCTGAAGGGCCACGTCTTCGTCGCCACCGTACAGGGGTTCGTGTCGGGACTGGGCCTGTTCGCGCTCGGGATACCCGACGCCGCGTTCTGGACCGTCGTGATGATGTTTCTGGCGATGGTCCCCATCGTCGGCGTCGCGCCCGTGCTGGGCGGCGGAGTCATCTACCTCGCGGTGAACGGGCGATTTCTCGAAGGCGCGCTGTTGTTCGTCTACGGCATGACCGTCGTCGCCATCACCGACGACTACCTCCGTGCGCTGGTCATCGACAAGGAGTCGTCGCTCCACTCGGGCGTCGTCCTGATGGGGGTGTTCGGCGCGGCGTACTTCCTCGGCGCTATCGGCATCTTCGTCGGTCCCATCATCCTCGCGCTGTTCAAGGCGACCATCGAGGTGTTCACCGAGTACTACGACCTCGGGTGA